TAACAGCGGGGCTTGTAAAGCCAAGAACGCTGACCTGAAACGGTAATATTAGAAAAGCGCCTGATATGCCGCCCATTGATGTAAAAAAAGAGATAACAAAACCAACAAGTGGCGGAATCCATATAGCTGTTTCGATTCCTGAAACGGGAAAAGTCATGTTAGCCTCCAAAGGAGAGCGCCATTGCTACGGGAGTTGGCCTAAAATTCTCTGTTTGAAAGCGGCCAGAGACCAGTCAACTGTCAGTTGACACGTTTTTAATTAAAAACGTGTGACTAATATAAAAACGAGTTATAGTGATTGTCAAGTAGTTTCGATTATTATCTCCGTGTTGGCCCGACAAGATGGATCTGGTAGTATTTCGATTAGTGGAGTCGAATATTTTGGGTCAGGACGCCTGGGAAAAAATTCATGCCTGAAAAAAAGAATAATAACTCCGAATCATCGGCTGAAACCAGCAATCGGGACGCTTCCAGGCTGCCAAACCCAGCCAGAATATATGCGGCGCCAGAGCAAGCCCGATATCTGGACCCAACCCAATTGGCTAAGCTGGAACAGGGGTTCCGGTCATGGGCTCAGGCTTCATCGCGGCCGGACGTATACTCTTCCCGGAAACGGATATTGTTGATCTTTCTTCTAATCCGTTATACCGGAGCCCGGCTCAGTGAGGTTTTAGGGCTTGACCTGCAGAGAGATGTCGATGGGTTAAAACATGTCGTTCGTTTCGGTAACATTGATTCAAGTCAGGCGAGTGGGCGAGAAGTCCAGATTTCTTCAGTCCTGACGTCTGAAATACAATCTGCGTTGAATGACCCTGCATTTTCAGAGTCGGTCGGGCCGTTGTTAAATGTGGACGCGGGTCACGTTCGACGCAAGTTTTATCAACGCTCGGTGGCCTGTGGTTTCGCGCAGGAGTTAGGTTCTCCAAACGCCATTCGTAGGGCCAGGGCCGTGGAACTGATGCAGGGGAACATGCCGCTGCCGGTAGTCCAGAGGGTTTTGGGCCACTCGACTCCGAATCTTACAGCGTCATTTGTCGCTTTTTCCGACGAAGACATTCATCAGGTCGCAAGGCATTTTGTTGAAAGGGAAAACAGGCTTAAGAGCAGCGCCCGTAATACTTTTTTCGGGAAAATCGGTACCGTAAAGAAGGGTGACATCCAGTCCCAAATCGAGTTGGTAACTATTGATGGG
This region of Desulfomonilaceae bacterium genomic DNA includes:
- a CDS encoding TOBE domain-containing protein, producing the protein MPEKKNNNSESSAETSNRDASRLPNPARIYAAPEQARYLDPTQLAKLEQGFRSWAQASSRPDVYSSRKRILLIFLLIRYTGARLSEVLGLDLQRDVDGLKHVVRFGNIDSSQASGREVQISSVLTSEIQSALNDPAFSESVGPLLNVDAGHVRRKFYQRSVACGFAQELGSPNAIRRARAVELMQGNMPLPVVQRVLGHSTPNLTASFVAFSDEDIHQVARHFVERENRLKSSARNTFFGKIGTVKKGDIQSQIELVTIDGEIVTTVITNYSLKRLGLKAGSLVTAEVKAPWVILEKGPVRPSSTAENIFHGVVSQIVRGRLTTEFIVRIHDGTELCSLVTEKSRRKLDIKEGDEVWVMFNSFAVILHVD